GTGAGGAGTGCTGGTCATCAGGGCGGCTGGGCTAGAGAGAGCATATCAGACCCAGCCTCTTGGCCTGGAGGGTTGTTGGAGGCCTCTGAGGAAAGTCCCTGCCGCTTCCACAGGGGCCTGTGAGTCCCCTCCCCAAGCCAGGGCCGCTAGGGCTGGGTTTTTGGGGAAGGTAGAGAGCTGCCGTGTTCTCTGTATTGGTTTCTTTCTGCATATCtccctgcctcagtctccctaACTCTCTCTATCTCTGTGTCATTCTGACTCTccacctgtgtgtgtctttcttcctccaactctctccctgtctctgtctccgGCTCTCAATTTCTTTCTGCGTTGTCTCCCTCTGCCtatctctccccgcccccccctctctctgtctttcttactttctgtgtGTATGGGTGTCTTTCTGTCTCCTGTCTCCCTGCACTCTGGCACACCCGATGCTACCTGCAGGGCTTTGCTAACCTctgtgtccatctgtctgtccctGTCAGGGAAGCTTTTCAAACCTGCTCTGGAATGACATCACCTCAGTTCTGAGGCTCCTGTGTAGCCCGATGGAccatgtgtgccaggcacaggggaGGGGTAAGGCTGGCTGGTTCCACAGCTGCCACCCCGCTACTCCCCACCCCATGCCAGGCAGGCTGGGTAGATTGGACCCCTGAGTTTCTGGGGATGGCAACACAGAATCTGAGGCAGGGGCCAGGCCCCTTTCTCACATCCATCCTTTGCCACCAAGAACCGCTGCTTCTTGGGGCAGGTCTGGAAGATTCCTGGAACAGCTTGAGGAGGGATAGGGATGAGGGCTGGCAGcagtggtggggagaggagctCTCCTTGCCCGTCCTCAGCCACTAAGGCCTGCAGAAGACTCTCTGAGGACAGGGCTGTTCTGCAGTGACCTTGGTTTTGTGAAGGATCAGCAAGATCCAGGGGGATTTGTTAAGGGTTCCAGGCAGTGGAGGCTGCCTGCTGGCCGCTCGGCCTGAGCTGAGTCAAGCCTGGGAATGAACTAGGTGTGTACTCCTGGCCTCAAGCTGCGGGTCCCTGGGCTGTGTTTTGGCTCTAGGCCTCTGGTTTTCAGAGACTCTTATTATGGGGTAAAATCCTGAGCGGGCACCACTATGCCATGCCCCAGCTCCCCGAGTGACGCAGTTTGAGAACCCCGTTTCATAGTCTAACTCAGCTTTCTGCGTTCACATCTAGCATTCCAGGCTTCAGCTGCAGTGGTCCTCTGTCTGCCCCGGGCTCCATCCTGGGCTAGGCCTGGGCTCAGTAGCCTCACTTGGCCCCCAGCTCTACTGTccacccttccccctcctctcagGGCCTGGAGCAGGATGTCCTCCAAGCCATTGACCGGGCCATTGAGGCCGTGCACAATGCAGCCATGCGGGATGGTGGCAAGTACAGCCTGGAGCAGCGCGGGGTCCTCCAGTGAGTGTGGAGGGCACCTCCCAGGTAGCATGTGGGGTGGGCTCCTTCAGTGGGCACCCGGAGGCACAGAGGGCAGGGTTGGTGATGGTGCAGAGTGGAGCGGAGTATGAGGGAGGTGGGAGTGGCCTGGGCTGTGGGAGGCCCAGCATTCCACAGGGCAAGTGTGAGGTAACACCCCCAATAATCTCGCTGGCCCTTCATCAGGAAGCTAATCTACCACCGGAAAGAGACTTTGTCCCGCAGGGGCCCCTCCGCCTCCAGCCCTGCAGCTATGACCCCGTCCACCAGTGACCACCATCTGGATGCCGCTGCTGCCAGGCAGCCCAATGGGGTGTGTCGAGCTGGGTTCGAGCGGCAGCACAGCCTGCCCAGTTCTGAGTATCTTGGGGCAGACGGAGGCCTCTACCAGGTACATGGTGAGAACATCCTGGGGGAGGGCGTGGATGGGGCCTAAGGCTTTGTCCAGAAGCTCAAAGGGTCCCCTCGGGTCAGCGATATAGCGCAGAGCCTGCGGGGAGCTCAGGGCCCTAGCCAGGCTGGCTCCCCACATGGCAGCCTGTCCTCTCAGGTCCCACTTGTGTTCTCCCAGATCCCACCACAGCCTCGCCGAGCAGCACCTGCCACACCACCCCCACCTGTGAAGCGCCGAGATCGTGAGGCCCTGGTGGCCTCGGGGAGTGGTGAGAAGGcggggttgggaggatgggaggGCCCCTGTGCTTGGAATGGTCGTTCTGCTGTGTTAGGGAGTTGGAGGTGCCAGGCTTGGCGGGAAGATGGCATATGGTGGGGCAACTGGGGCTTGGCCTGGTAGGGAGGATCTGGCAGAAGAATTAGGTCCTGTACTAGGGGACAGGAGCTCTGGGCTTGGAGGGGTAGGGGCCCCCAGGGGACTGCCCTAGCACAGTGTCCACTCTGCCCACAGGCGGCCGCAACACCACGCTATCCGGGGGCAGTTCTGTGTCCAGTGGCTCCTCAGTCAGCAGCACCTCCCTTGACACGATCTACACTGCCTCCAGCTCATCTGAGCCAGGTCCCAGCTGCtcacccacccccccacctgTACCCCGACGAGGCACCCATACCACTGTGTCCCAGGCTCAGCCCCCTCCCTCCAAGGTGCCAGCCGCTGAATCCCCTACAGAGGAGGTAGCAGATACAACCTCGGCCCCTGATGAGCTAGAGGGCCTGGGTGCGCTGAGCCTCGGGACCACAGAGGAGAAGGCGGTGGCGGAGACAGCTGTGCCCAAGACCATCGGGGCAGAGCTGATGGAGCTCGTGCGGAGAAACACCGGCCTGAGCCACGAGCTATGCCGCGTGGCCATTGGCGTTGTGGTGGGCCACATCCAGGCCTCCGTGCCAGCCAGCTCACCTATCATGGAGCAGGTCCTCCTCTCGCTGGTAGAAGGCAAGGTGAGGGTGGGCAGCAGGGCCAGGGGCCTCCCCATCCTCCGGCCGTCCTGCCACCCCTGCCCCATTCCCACCCTCACACTGGTGTCCAGCCTTTACGTGACAGGTATTTGTTGATCTCCGGCTCTGGGCTTCCATTATTCTGGGTGCTGGGAAACGTTTGAGCTGATCcctgaaggagagagggaggaagatcGTGCCAGGCAGGGGCTCAGCCTGGACAAAGAGCATGAGGCAGGACCAAGCTTGGCTCACAGGAGGAAGTGGGACAAGGCCAGCGTGGCTGGGTCACAGGGAGTGAGGGAAcaagtggggtgggaggaagtgagACCTGGGGCAGGTGACAGGTGAGACCAGATGTGGGTGGCCAAGAGTTGTCTCTGGCTGCAGGGAAGGAATGGACATAGGGCATGAGTGAGGGCAGTGCCTTGCTGACCTTGGCAGTGGAGAGAAATGGGTGCTTCGAGAGCTATGATGGAGGCCTAAGTGCTGACTCAAACGTGAGTGAGGTGTGGGCATCCTGGGGTGGGCACTGGTCAGGGAGCAGGATCAGAGGGCAACAAACCCAGTCTACACAGTGGGGGCCAGAGAGGCCAGGGGACCTCCAGGGCTCCTGCAGCTCGGGTTGGAGGGTGGGGTGTCAGAGTCTCATTCAGGCAGTGACAGTCCATGACTCTCCTCATGGAGGATTATCCAGGTCTGGGGTGACAGGCAAGTTGCTAGAAAACACCTCTCATGCGTTTTATGCAGAAACCTGTCCCAGGAGGTTATCAGGACTGTGGGCGGTGGAGTTACTTGGAGAGGGAAATAGAACCGGGCTGGTGCCTTTGGAAGCCGTGACGTTGAGGGATGGGTCACGGGAACAGGTCTTGAGTGGGAGCTTAAGGGGGAGCATTGGGGAGGAGGTGAGAGAACCCAAGTGTGGCCCCCTCACAGGTCCTAGGAGGATACTGACTAGGGGCAGCTGTGGTAGGTGAGGCCAGGGCCCCTTGCCAGATGCCGGCCTAGAGCTCATGCCCATGACCTCGGTGTGGGTTGCGCTCCAGGCCTTGGGGGCTTCCTGGAGATGGTGATGGGCAGGGAGTGTGCTGAGCCATGCCTTGCCCTCCCCCAGGACCTGAGCACTGCCCTGCCCTCAGGGCAGGTCTGCCATGACCAGCAGCGGCTGGAGGTGATCTTCACAGACCTGGCTCGGCGGAAGGATGATGCCCAGCAGCGCAGCTGGGCCCTGTACGAGGATGAGGGTGTCATCCGTTGCTACCTGGAGGAGCTGCTGCACATTCTGGTGCGGGGCGGGGCCCACAGCTGTCCCCAGTATCCAGAGCAGCACCCTCACCCTGCACCATCTTCTAGTGCTCAGGAGTCTCCCCTCCCTGTACTTAGTTTACTCACGTGTGTCCGCACGGCTCACATTGAGTGACTTTCacacttcctcctccccacagaCTGACGCAGACCCTGAAGTTTGCAAGAAAATGTGTAAGAGAAACGAGTTTGAGTCTGTGTTGGCCTTGGTGGCCTACTACCAAATGGTATGTGCgagacagaggggagggagcaTGGAAGGACCTGGGTCGATGTGGGAGTTCCAGGCACTGAGCAAACGGTCCCCTGCCAGGAGCACCGGGTGTCCCTGCGGCTGCTGCTCCTCAAGTGCTTTGGTGCCATGTGCAGCCTGGATGCAGCCATCATCTCCACACTCGTGTCATCTGTGCTGCCTGTGGAGC
This Rhinolophus sinicus isolate RSC01 linkage group LG10, ASM3656204v1, whole genome shotgun sequence DNA region includes the following protein-coding sequences:
- the NCKIPSD gene encoding NCK-interacting protein with SH3 domain isoform X1 → MCHGAGGRGARGLATWFRSPGRLACPIAALFGPMYRALYAFRSAEPNALAFAAGETFLVLERSSAHWWLAARARSGETGYVPPAYLRRLQGLEQDVLQAIDRAIEAVHNAAMRDGGKYSLEQRGVLQKLIYHRKETLSRRGPSASSPAAMTPSTSDHHLDAAAARQPNGVCRAGFERQHSLPSSEYLGADGGLYQIPPQPRRAAPATPPPPVKRRDREALVASGSGGRNTTLSGGSSVSSGSSVSSTSLDTIYTASSSSEPGPSCSPTPPPVPRRGTHTTVSQAQPPPSKVPAAESPTEEVADTTSAPDELEGLGALSLGTTEEKAVAETAVPKTIGAELMELVRRNTGLSHELCRVAIGVVVGHIQASVPASSPIMEQVLLSLVEGKDLSTALPSGQVCHDQQRLEVIFTDLARRKDDAQQRSWALYEDEGVIRCYLEELLHILTDADPEVCKKMCKRNEFESVLALVAYYQMEHRVSLRLLLLKCFGAMCSLDAAIISTLVSSVLPVELARDMQTDTQDHQKLCYSALILAMVFSMGEAVPYAHYEHLGTPFAQFLLSIVEDGLPLDTTEQLPDLCMNLLLALNLHLPAPDQNVIMAALSKHTNVKIFSEKLLLLLNRGDDPVRIFKHEPQPPHSILKFLQDVFASPTTAAIFYHTDMMVLIDITVRHIADLSPGDKLRMEYLSLMHAVVRSTPYLQHRHRLPDLQATLRRILTEEDASPQCQMDRMIVREMCKEFPELGEAPS
- the NCKIPSD gene encoding NCK-interacting protein with SH3 domain isoform X2, translating into MKPKKHRGDPASAGASRCRNSETQLDYPHGVAVLTVRSGPTPPRWQGCAGHRLCRWTAGRALLREGLEQDVLQAIDRAIEAVHNAAMRDGGKYSLEQRGVLQKLIYHRKETLSRRGPSASSPAAMTPSTSDHHLDAAAARQPNGVCRAGFERQHSLPSSEYLGADGGLYQIPPQPRRAAPATPPPPVKRRDREALVASGSGGRNTTLSGGSSVSSGSSVSSTSLDTIYTASSSSEPGPSCSPTPPPVPRRGTHTTVSQAQPPPSKVPAAESPTEEVADTTSAPDELEGLGALSLGTTEEKAVAETAVPKTIGAELMELVRRNTGLSHELCRVAIGVVVGHIQASVPASSPIMEQVLLSLVEGKDLSTALPSGQVCHDQQRLEVIFTDLARRKDDAQQRSWALYEDEGVIRCYLEELLHILTDADPEVCKKMCKRNEFESVLALVAYYQMEHRVSLRLLLLKCFGAMCSLDAAIISTLVSSVLPVELARDMQTDTQDHQKLCYSALILAMVFSMGEAVPYAHYEHLGTPFAQFLLSIVEDGLPLDTTEQLPDLCMNLLLALNLHLPAPDQNVIMAALSKHTNVKIFSEKLLLLLNRGDDPVRIFKHEPQPPHSILKFLQDVFASPTTAAIFYHTDMMVLIDITVRHIADLSPGDKLRMEYLSLMHAVVRSTPYLQHRHRLPDLQATLRRILTEEDASPQCQMDRMIVREMCKEFPELGEAPS
- the NCKIPSD gene encoding NCK-interacting protein with SH3 domain isoform X3 — encoded protein: MRDGGKYSLEQRGVLQKLIYHRKETLSRRGPSASSPAAMTPSTSDHHLDAAAARQPNGVCRAGFERQHSLPSSEYLGADGGLYQIPPQPRRAAPATPPPPVKRRDREALVASGSGGRNTTLSGGSSVSSGSSVSSTSLDTIYTASSSSEPGPSCSPTPPPVPRRGTHTTVSQAQPPPSKVPAAESPTEEVADTTSAPDELEGLGALSLGTTEEKAVAETAVPKTIGAELMELVRRNTGLSHELCRVAIGVVVGHIQASVPASSPIMEQVLLSLVEGKDLSTALPSGQVCHDQQRLEVIFTDLARRKDDAQQRSWALYEDEGVIRCYLEELLHILTDADPEVCKKMCKRNEFESVLALVAYYQMEHRVSLRLLLLKCFGAMCSLDAAIISTLVSSVLPVELARDMQTDTQDHQKLCYSALILAMVFSMGEAVPYAHYEHLGTPFAQFLLSIVEDGLPLDTTEQLPDLCMNLLLALNLHLPAPDQNVIMAALSKHTNVKIFSEKLLLLLNRGDDPVRIFKHEPQPPHSILKFLQDVFASPTTAAIFYHTDMMVLIDITVRHIADLSPGDKLRMEYLSLMHAVVRSTPYLQHRHRLPDLQATLRRILTEEDASPQCQMDRMIVREMCKEFPELGEAPS
- the NCKIPSD gene encoding NCK-interacting protein with SH3 domain isoform X4, whose protein sequence is MTPSTSDHHLDAAAARQPNGVCRAGFERQHSLPSSEYLGADGGLYQIPPQPRRAAPATPPPPVKRRDREALVASGSGGRNTTLSGGSSVSSGSSVSSTSLDTIYTASSSSEPGPSCSPTPPPVPRRGTHTTVSQAQPPPSKVPAAESPTEEVADTTSAPDELEGLGALSLGTTEEKAVAETAVPKTIGAELMELVRRNTGLSHELCRVAIGVVVGHIQASVPASSPIMEQVLLSLVEGKDLSTALPSGQVCHDQQRLEVIFTDLARRKDDAQQRSWALYEDEGVIRCYLEELLHILTDADPEVCKKMCKRNEFESVLALVAYYQMEHRVSLRLLLLKCFGAMCSLDAAIISTLVSSVLPVELARDMQTDTQDHQKLCYSALILAMVFSMGEAVPYAHYEHLGTPFAQFLLSIVEDGLPLDTTEQLPDLCMNLLLALNLHLPAPDQNVIMAALSKHTNVKIFSEKLLLLLNRGDDPVRIFKHEPQPPHSILKFLQDVFASPTTAAIFYHTDMMVLIDITVRHIADLSPGDKLRMEYLSLMHAVVRSTPYLQHRHRLPDLQATLRRILTEEDASPQCQMDRMIVREMCKEFPELGEAPS